AAGCGAAAGGAATTCCAATAGAAAATGTAACTGGCACCGGGCCAAATGGACGAATTACAAAACAAGATATAGAAAAGCAGGCGGAGCACACTTCTGGTGAAAACGAAAAAGAAGAGATGATAAAAAACGATCTGTCTGTGAAAGAAGAGATGAACACACAGCCAGTAAAAGGTATGCGCAAAGTGATTGCTGAACGTATGCATAGCAGCCTTCAACAAAGCGCACAGCTTACGATTATGAAAAAAGCGGATATAACTGAACTTCTTCATCTCCAAAAACAAGTTCGTGAAGAGCTTAAAGAAAGCGGCGTTGAATCAAAACTAACTTTAACTGCTTTTGTTGCTAAGGCTGTAACGGAAGCATTAAAGAACCATCCTTTCATAAACAGCTCATTTGAGAACGAGACGATAACTTTATATAGCTCTATCCATTTAGGGATTGCTACTTCATTGGATGACGGGCTGGTTGTTCCAGTCCTTAAAAATGCAGATGAAAAATCTGTCGGTGATTTAAACCAATGCATCCAATTGTTGAGCAGTAAAGCTAGACAAGGGGAGTTGACAGCAGATGAAATGAAAGGATCTACATTCACTATTACAAACCTGGGAGCAGCCGGAGTAGAATTTTTTACTCCTATACTTAATCCGCCGGAAGCAGGAATTCTTGGTGTGGGGATGGCTCAAGAAGCAGCAAAGTTTGAAAATGGAACAGCTGTACCACGACAATATTTGCCACTCAGCCTTACATTTGATCACCGAGTAGTTGATGGAGAACCAGCGAGCCGCTTCTTAAATAATATAGCTTCCCTATTAGAGAAACCGTATCAGCTTTTACTATAGATAAAGTATAGGAGGGAAACCCGTGGGGACGGAAGACAGCGTAGAGACATTGGTAATAGGCGCCGGGCCAGGCGGTTATGTGGCAGCTATCAGGGCTGCCCAGCTTGGTCAAAAAGTTATGATTACAGATAAAAGTAAATTGGGCGGGGTTTGCTTGAATGCAGGCTGTATACCGTCAAAAGCATTAATAGAAGCAGGTCAAAAATACAAAATACCAGAAACCTCTCATACGATGGGGATTCGATTTAAAAAACCAGAGTTAAATGTTAAAGAATTACGTGGCTGGAAAAATAGTATTGTTAAGAGATTGACTGATGGAGTGAGCGGGCTTTTAAAAGCAAATAATGTAATGATAACTCCAGGAAAAGTTTCTTTTGTCAATGAAAATACGGTTCTTATAAAAAATGAACAGGGGCAATCAAAGGTTAAGTTTAATTCGTGTATTATTGCAACAGGTTCAAGGCCGGTAGAAATTCCAACGATTCCAAATGGAAAAAGGATAATCACTTCTGATAAAGCTCTAGATTTTAACGAGCTGCCCTCAAAAATGAACATTGTCGGTGGAGGCTATATTGGAATTGAGCTTGGTACAGTGTTTTCTAACTTTGGAGTGGAAGTAACCATTATCGAAGCAGGAGAAAGGATTCTTCCAGGTTTCTCTGAGGATATGGCAGCCCTTGTAAGTAAAAAGTTAATAGACCGTCCAAATGTAACAATAATGACAAATACTGCAGTCGAAAGTGCAATAGAAAATGATGAAGACGTTCAAGTTACAGTTTCTGCAAATGATACAACGCACGTATTAGATGGAGAGTATTTACTTGTCACGGTAGGAAGAAAGCCCAACAGTGATACACTAGAGTTACAAAATGCCGGTATTGAACGGGATAAAAAAGGCTTTAT
This DNA window, taken from Alteribacillus bidgolensis, encodes the following:
- a CDS encoding dihydrolipoamide acetyltransferase family protein, which gives rise to MAEQIVMPKFGMSMEEGTVVEWLKRKDEPVKKGEPIVTISSDKITNEVEAPVEGYLIKVTAKEDEVVKVGKPVGYIGEKGEAVESTTLEKDVSDKGSNSSSQSSSSTAVKAPPSVPAVKKTIKISPAAKKLAKAKGIPIENVTGTGPNGRITKQDIEKQAEHTSGENEKEEMIKNDLSVKEEMNTQPVKGMRKVIAERMHSSLQQSAQLTIMKKADITELLHLQKQVREELKESGVESKLTLTAFVAKAVTEALKNHPFINSSFENETITLYSSIHLGIATSLDDGLVVPVLKNADEKSVGDLNQCIQLLSSKARQGELTADEMKGSTFTITNLGAAGVEFFTPILNPPEAGILGVGMAQEAAKFENGTAVPRQYLPLSLTFDHRVVDGEPASRFLNNIASLLEKPYQLLL
- the lpdA gene encoding dihydrolipoyl dehydrogenase, whose product is MGTEDSVETLVIGAGPGGYVAAIRAAQLGQKVMITDKSKLGGVCLNAGCIPSKALIEAGQKYKIPETSHTMGIRFKKPELNVKELRGWKNSIVKRLTDGVSGLLKANNVMITPGKVSFVNENTVLIKNEQGQSKVKFNSCIIATGSRPVEIPTIPNGKRIITSDKALDFNELPSKMNIVGGGYIGIELGTVFSNFGVEVTIIEAGERILPGFSEDMAALVSKKLIDRPNVTIMTNTAVESAIENDEDVQVTVSANDTTHVLDGEYLLVTVGRKPNSDTLELQNAGIERDKKGFIPVNQQCQTNQKHIFAIGDLTEGPALAHKASLQGKIAVEAINGEMNDFTDYHIPAIVFSEPQLAVVGLTGPQAEEKGYNIETVSFPFTANGRAMTTKEEEGFTRLIIDKEDGTLLGAETAGPNASELINKLTVSIQAGLTAEDLSLTVHAHPTLGETIMEAGDKALGTPVHII